Proteins encoded within one genomic window of Tamandua tetradactyla isolate mTamTet1 chromosome 11, mTamTet1.pri, whole genome shotgun sequence:
- the ANKRD24 gene encoding ankyrin repeat domain-containing protein 24 translates to MKQLCLCAAASFASQDWGKSDERLLQAVESHDAARVAALITRKGLLPTKLDPEGKSAFHLAAMRGATSCLEVMLAHGANVMSTDGAGYNALHLAAKYGHPKCLKQLLQASCVVDVVDSSGWTALHHAAAGGCLSCSELLCSFKAHLNPRDRSGATPLIIAAQMCHTDLCRLLLQQGAAVNDRDLQGRTALMLACEGANPETVEVLLQGGAQPGITDALGQDAAHYGALAGDKFILHLLQEAAQRPSPPSEDDSGEASSQNSGSSHEKRGGPKKRKAPQPPASLPMPDDRDAYEEIVRLRQERGRLLQKIRGLEQHQERRKQEPQEAEASSLHSLERQVQELQQLLAEKQEEKESLGREVESLQSRLSLLENERENTSYDVATLQDEEGELPDFPGAEALFSKRLSPPAQELLASLQEQVAVLTRQNLDLMEKVQILENFEKDETEANGSAEVVPLMVYDSLRAEFDQLRRQHAEALRVLEQRDVQETPGGEEAEAQEARDTGAEITNNGPAETEVNGHRALEIRINGAESTDEEAAGVECIEARIWGTTSTEGEAAHTEATGAEATEVMPLQEAETTGAEATAMKGLDSEMKANGVRVSGAELWGPENTNAATRDAVATDAAAMNAEATDAVATNAEAMNVEALDAAATAPKVPAGPVLHTGAAEASEKLQAELETRIRSLEQALRQREQEATAELEASRGNCQAALARPGGVGDTVQLRAALEQAREDLHARDSRLRELEAASAQLDEARAGRLLAEEEARGLRAELAGREETRLEQSRELEALREQLCSATAAGKRQRAAVAELGQARDTAEARAAELAVACEEARRDLAELQEASEVLRQRAMPACEHHQLQQEAVELRGRVASLEQEVVATGKEAARLRAELERERLGSVARSEHERLVGALQADVARLEGQLEELGRRHEKTSAEVFQVQREALFMKSERHAAEAQLATAEQQLRGLRTEAERARQAQSRAEEALDKAKEKDKKITELSKEVFNLKEALKDQPASPAGLEVETLRGQVKALQQQLEDTAREHSAVVALYRSHLLYAIQGQMDEDVQRILSQILQMQRLQAQGR, encoded by the exons ATGAAGCAGCTGTGCCTGTGCGCCGCCGCCTCCTTCGCG AGCCAAGACTGGGGCAAGAGTGACGAGCGGCTGCTGCAGGCCGTGGAGAGCCATGACGCGGCGCGGGTGGCTGCCCTTATCACCCGCAAGGGGCTGCTGCCCACGAAGCTGGATCCCGAGGGCAAGTCCGC GTTTCACCTGGCGGCCATGAGGGGTGCCACCAGCTGTCTGGAGGTGATGCTAGCCCATGGAGCCAACGTCATGAGCACAGACGGGGCAG GTTACAACGCCCTCCACCTGGCTGCCAAGTATGGGCACCCAAAGTGCTTGAAGCAACTGCTGCAG gcctcctGCGTGGTGGATGTCGTGGACAGCAGTGGGTGGACAGCTCTCCATCATGCAG CGGCTGGTGGCTGCCTCTCCTGCTCAGAATTGCTGTGCTCCTTCAAAGCACATCTGAATCCCCGAGATCGG TCAGGTGCGACACCCCTCATCATAGCAGCTCAGATGTGTCACACAGATCTGTGCCGCCTCCTCCTGCAGCAGGGGGCTGCCGTGAATGACCGGGATCTGCAGGGCAG GACGGCCCTGATGCTGGCCTGTGAGGGGGCCAACCCCGAAACAGTGGAGGTGCTCCTGCAGGGTGGGGCCCAGCCGGGTATCACCGACGCACTGGGCCAGGATGCAGCTCACTATGGCGCCCTGGCCGGGGACAAGTTCATCCTGCACCTCCTGCAGGAGGCAGCCCAGCGCCCCTCACCACCCAGTG AGGATGACTCAGGCGAGGCATCATCTCAG AACTCTGGGTCCAGCCATGAAAAGCGAGGTGGACCCAAGAAGCGGAAGGCACCTCAGCCCCCAGCCAGCCTCCCTATGCCG GATGATCGAGATGCCTATGAGGAGATTGTGCGGCTGCGGCAGGAGAGGGGCCGTCTCCTGCAGAAGATCCGGGGCCTGGAACAGCACCAGGAACGGAGGAAGCAGGAG CCACAGGAGGCTGAAGCCAGCTCCCTCCACAGCCTGGAGAGACAG GTGCAAGAGCTGCAGCAGCTGCTGGCAGAGAAGCAAGAGGAGAAGGAGAGCCTGGGGCGGGAGGTGGAAAGCTTGCAGAGCCGCCTGTCCCTGTTGGAG aatgaGCGGGAGAACACCAGCTACGACGTGGCCACGCTGCAGGATGAAGAGGGAGAGCTGCCCGACTTTCCAG GGGCCGAGGCACTATTCTCCAAACGGCTGAGCCCTCCAGCCCAGGAGCTCCTGGCTTCACTGCAGGAGCAGGTGGCTGTGCTCACCAGACAGAACCTGGATCTGATGGAGAAAgtccag ATTTTGGAGAATTTCGAGAAAGATGAGACGGAGGCCAACGGCTCTGCTGAAGTTGTCCCTCTAATGGTCTATGATTCTCTCCGGGCTGAGTTTGACCAGCTCCGCAGGCAGCATGCCGAGGCCCTGCGTGTGCTGGAGCAGCGGGATGTCCAGGAGACTCCTGGAGGAGAGGAGGCAGAAGCCCAGGAGGCCCGGGACACCGGAGCCGAGATCACAAACAATGGACCAGCAGAAACAGAGGTGAATGGCCACCGGGCTCTGGAAATCAGGATTAATGGAGCCGAGAGCACAGATGAGGAGGCTGCAGGGGTCGAATGCATAGAAGCCAGGATTTGGGGAACCACATCCACGGAAGGTGAGGCCGCACATACAGAAGCCACTGGGGCTGAGGCCACAGAAGTGATGCCTCTCCAAGAGGCAGAAACCACTGGAGCCGAGGCCACGGCAATGAAAGGACTGGATTCAGAAATGAAGGCAAATGGTGTGCGTGTCTCGGGGGCAGAGCTCTGGGGCCCAGAGAACACGAATGCTGCAACGAGGGATGCAGTGGCCACGGATGCAGCAGCTATGAATGCAGAGGCCACAGATGCAGTGGCCACGAATGCAGAGGCTATGAATGTGGAGGCCCTGGATGCAGCGGCCACAGCCCCCAAAGTCCCTGCTGGGCCTGTCCTCCACACCGGGGCTGCTGAGGCCTCAGAGAAGCTGCAGGCAGAGCTGGAGACCAGGATCCGCAGCTTGGAGCAGGCACTCCGGCAGCGGGAACAGGAGGCGACTGCCGAGCTGGAGGCGTCCCGTGGCAACTGCCAGGCTGCCCTGGCCAGGCCCGGCGGGGTCGGCGACACCGTCCAGCTGCGGGCGGCCCTGGAGCAGGCCCGGGAGGACCTGCATGCCCGGGACTCCCGCCTCCGGGAATTGGAGGCAGCCTCGGCCCAGCTGGACGAGGCCCGGGCCGGCCGGCTGCTGGCCGAAGAGGAGGCCCGGGGCCTGCGGGCCGAGCTGGCCGGGCGGGAGGAGACCCGGCTGGAGCAGAGCCGGGAGCTGGAGGCGCTGCGGGAACAGTTGTGCAGCGCCACGGCCGCCGGGAAGCGGCAGCGGGCCGCGGTCGCTGAGCTGGGCCAGGCCCGGGATACCGCCGAGGCCCGGGCCGCGGAGCTGGCTGTGGCCTGCGAGGAGGCCCGGCGGGACCTGGCCGAGCTGCAGGAGGCCTCGGAGGTTCTGCGGCAGCGGGCGATGCCGGCCTGCGAGCACCACCAGCTGCAGCAGGAGGCCGTGGAGCTGCGTGGCCGGGTGGCCAGCCTGGAGCAGGAGGTGGTGGCCACGGGCAAGGAGGCCGCCCGGCTGCGGGCCGAGCTGGAGCGCGAACGCCTGGGCAGCGTGGCTCGCTCGGAGCACGAGCGCCTGGTGGGGGCCCTGCAGGCCGACGTGGCCCGGCTGGAGGGGCAGCTGGAGGAGCTGGGGCGGCGCCACGAGAAGACCAGCGCAGAGGTTTTCCAG GTGCAGCGGGAGGCACTGTTCATGAAGAGTGAGCGACATGCAGCTGAGGCCCAGCTGGCCACAGCCGAGCAGCAGCTGCGCGGGCTGCGCACCGAGGCTGAAAGGGCACGCCAGGCCCAGAGCCGCGCTGAGGAGGCCCTGGACAAGGCCAAGGAGAAGGACAAGAAG